The following coding sequences are from one bacterium window:
- a CDS encoding SIMPL domain-containing protein (The SIMPL domain is named for its presence in mouse protein SIMPL (signalling molecule that associates with mouse pelle-like kinase). Bacterial member BP26, from Brucella, was shown to assemble into a channel-like structure, while YggE from E. coli has been associated with resistance to oxidative stress.) — MLAAAIEAVVHRVNGVVFDYSNKDSLQLIGIEQAMKDAGTEAEKALSGTEYKVKGIRSINIHTAILDASLDGSVAF, encoded by the coding sequence ATTCTTGCTGCAGCCATTGAAGCAGTGGTACATCGTGTAAATGGTGTAGTTTTTGATTATTCAAACAAAGATTCACTTCAGCTTATTGGGATCGAACAGGCAATGAAAGACGCCGGGACTGAAGCGGAGAAGGCATTATCAGGAACTGAATATAAGGTTAAGGGTATCAGAAGCATAAATATCCATACTGCTATTTTAGATGCATCTCTGGATGGATCCGTGGCTTTTTAA
- a CDS encoding ABC transporter substrate-binding protein, which translates to MKKFLLPIFVLGLFFVGCARKQAHRANKLVIWESYNDEEHAVFTQIVEKFKAQNPGIEIEIQRIPFDGMEQKVLTALASKTTPDIARVDYAFVAKLADKNAILPIEEEEIADIKDKLVKAALYSNFYKGKFYGIPDQTTCIALFYNKKIFKAKGIKKPPKTWNELVEIGKKITDGKIYAFGMHNSLWWTFPFFFSFGAKFMSDDLKTCLLDSPEAIEAFTFKVDLYRKYKIEGGAWQAGAINPDAGFRNGKYAMIFNGPWSIKSLQEAGLDFGVALVPEGPVGSATTIGGTNLVIFHKETKPLAMKFIKFLLSPEIQAFWANELGQIPLRYDAIPMVDTLKHPYLKVFIEQMKYAIPRPPLPNYTDIELTFNGEMEAALSGQKSPEQALKDATKRVNEKILKEEL; encoded by the coding sequence ATGAAAAAGTTTTTACTACCAATCTTTGTATTAGGCCTGTTCTTTGTGGGATGTGCGCGAAAGCAGGCACACCGCGCAAACAAACTGGTAATCTGGGAGAGCTACAACGACGAGGAGCATGCGGTATTCACCCAGATAGTCGAAAAGTTCAAAGCCCAAAATCCCGGAATCGAAATTGAGATTCAAAGGATACCCTTTGATGGAATGGAACAAAAAGTCCTAACAGCCCTTGCCTCAAAAACGACTCCAGATATTGCCAGGGTAGACTACGCTTTTGTCGCAAAACTTGCAGACAAAAATGCAATACTCCCGATAGAAGAGGAAGAAATTGCTGACATAAAAGATAAACTTGTGAAAGCGGCACTCTATTCCAATTTCTACAAGGGAAAATTCTACGGAATACCGGATCAGACAACCTGCATAGCCCTTTTCTATAATAAAAAGATCTTCAAGGCAAAGGGGATTAAAAAACCACCAAAAACGTGGAACGAACTTGTAGAAATTGGGAAAAAGATCACCGATGGAAAAATCTATGCTTTTGGAATGCACAATTCCCTTTGGTGGACATTTCCCTTCTTCTTCTCCTTTGGCGCTAAATTTATGAGCGATGATCTAAAAACCTGTCTCCTTGATTCTCCTGAGGCAATTGAGGCTTTCACTTTTAAAGTAGATTTATATAGAAAATACAAAATTGAGGGGGGAGCTTGGCAGGCAGGAGCTATAAATCCCGACGCAGGCTTCAGAAACGGAAAATACGCTATGATATTCAACGGTCCATGGTCCATAAAGTCCTTGCAAGAAGCGGGACTGGACTTTGGAGTAGCTCTCGTGCCTGAAGGTCCAGTAGGCTCCGCCACAACCATCGGGGGCACCAACCTGGTTATATTTCATAAAGAGACCAAGCCCCTCGCAATGAAGTTCATTAAATTCCTACTCTCACCGGAAATACAGGCCTTCTGGGCAAACGAACTTGGTCAAATACCCTTGAGATATGATGCGATACCAATGGTAGACACCCTAAAACATCCCTATCTCAAGGTCTTTATTGAACAGATGAAATACGCCATTCCTCGCCCTCCACTGCCTAATTATACTGATATTGAGCTCACCTTTAACGGAGAAATGGAAGCAGCCCTTTCTGGTCAGAAATCCCCTGAACAAGCTCTCAAGGATGCCACAAAGAGAGTCAATGAAAAAATTCTTAAGGAGGAATTGTAA
- a CDS encoding D-2-hydroxyacid dehydrogenase: MKVAICDKMEKSAIEELKKLGVEVADLSSLPKEELPAHLGDADIIIVRSATKVKGPVLEALKNCKLILRGGVGLDNIDIEGAKAKGIKVDNTPEAASASVAELALGFMFALARHIVRGTVGIKNGLWEKKVLEGWELAGKTLGILGYGRIGHELAKRAKGLGMNVIGYRRHEFQDEYAKRVSLDELYAQSDFISIHLPLTPETKYIVNKEAFDKMKDGVFIINVSRGGVVDEKALLEALKSGKVRGAALDVFEVEPPEDPLHNELIQHPNVICTPHIGASTFEGQERVGAALVQKVKDFLEGKL; the protein is encoded by the coding sequence ATGAAAGTCGCAATCTGTGACAAGATGGAAAAAAGTGCCATCGAAGAGTTGAAGAAGCTCGGTGTTGAGGTAGCTGATTTGAGCTCCCTACCCAAGGAAGAACTTCCTGCTCATCTTGGCGATGCAGATATCATAATCGTAAGAAGCGCAACTAAGGTAAAGGGTCCAGTCCTTGAAGCTCTGAAAAACTGCAAGTTAATTTTGAGAGGCGGAGTAGGTCTTGACAACATTGATATCGAAGGGGCAAAGGCAAAAGGGATCAAAGTCGACAACACTCCTGAGGCAGCCTCAGCATCGGTCGCTGAGCTTGCCCTGGGCTTTATGTTCGCCCTTGCAAGACATATTGTTCGAGGAACAGTAGGTATCAAAAACGGTCTCTGGGAGAAAAAAGTGCTGGAAGGTTGGGAACTTGCTGGTAAAACCCTCGGAATTCTCGGATATGGAAGAATAGGCCATGAGTTGGCTAAAAGGGCAAAGGGCCTTGGCATGAACGTAATAGGTTACAGAAGGCACGAATTTCAGGATGAGTATGCCAAAAGGGTCTCCCTTGATGAACTATACGCCCAGTCGGACTTCATTTCCATCCACCTTCCTTTAACACCTGAAACCAAATACATTGTTAACAAAGAGGCCTTTGACAAGATGAAAGACGGCGTATTCATAATAAACGTGTCAAGAGGTGGAGTGGTAGACGAAAAAGCCCTCTTAGAAGCCTTAAAGTCTGGAAAAGTAAGAGGAGCAGCCCTTGATGTATTTGAGGTGGAACCTCCTGAAGATCCGCTTCACAATGAACTTATTCAGCATCCCAATGTCATCTGTACACCTCACATTGGTGCAAGTACCTTTGAGGGACAGGAACGAGTTGGCGCGGCCCTGGTCCAGAAAGTAAAAGATTTCCTTGAAGGAAAACTATAA
- a CDS encoding alanine--glyoxylate aminotransferase family protein — translation MGRLLFNPGPTEVREEVLKAQVRPMISHRGKEFQTLYEGIIEKLKKALNTKNHVIVFTSSATGVMEGTIRNCVKERALSTICGAFSERWYKIVKECDKEADTIVVDWGKAIRPEMIDEKLKTGKYDTLLVTYNETSTGVMNPLPEIAEVVKKYPDVIFAVDAVSAMMGAPLNIDEWGIDVVFASVQKCFAMPPGLTVTVVSEKALERAKNVKGRGHYFDFVAYVKKYEESKETPPTPAVSLLYALDFQLDRILKEGVENRIKRHKEMAKLAQEWAVARGFGMFPEEGYWSQTVSVVNNPKGYSIAELNKQLEAKGYRIANGYGKLKDITFRIGHMGDLTPEETKGLLAAIDEIWGLK, via the coding sequence ATGGGAAGGCTCCTTTTCAATCCTGGACCAACAGAAGTAAGGGAAGAAGTGCTTAAAGCACAGGTTAGACCAATGATTTCCCACAGGGGGAAGGAATTTCAGACCCTGTACGAGGGTATAATCGAGAAACTTAAAAAAGCGCTGAACACAAAAAATCACGTAATCGTTTTCACTTCTTCTGCAACAGGCGTAATGGAAGGAACGATAAGAAATTGTGTAAAAGAAAGAGCACTCTCCACCATATGTGGTGCTTTTTCTGAAAGATGGTACAAGATTGTAAAAGAGTGCGACAAAGAGGCCGATACAATTGTTGTTGATTGGGGAAAAGCAATTAGACCAGAAATGATAGACGAAAAGCTGAAAACCGGAAAATACGACACGCTCCTCGTAACCTACAATGAGACATCCACGGGCGTAATGAATCCATTGCCAGAAATTGCCGAAGTTGTGAAAAAATATCCTGACGTAATTTTCGCAGTGGATGCCGTAAGCGCGATGATGGGTGCCCCATTAAACATAGATGAATGGGGAATAGACGTTGTATTTGCGAGTGTTCAAAAGTGCTTTGCAATGCCACCGGGACTAACTGTCACGGTCGTAAGCGAAAAAGCTTTAGAGAGAGCAAAAAATGTAAAAGGTAGAGGCCATTACTTTGATTTCGTGGCATATGTGAAAAAGTATGAAGAGTCCAAAGAAACCCCTCCAACACCAGCGGTTTCACTTCTTTACGCACTCGACTTCCAGCTTGACAGAATATTAAAAGAAGGTGTAGAAAACAGAATTAAAAGGCACAAAGAAATGGCAAAACTTGCTCAAGAATGGGCAGTTGCAAGAGGATTTGGAATGTTCCCCGAAGAAGGCTACTGGTCACAAACGGTATCAGTTGTTAACAATCCCAAAGGATACTCCATTGCAGAACTTAACAAACAACTCGAGGCAAAGGGCTACAGAATAGCCAATGGTTATGGCAAGCTAAAAGACATAACCTTCAGAATCGGACATATGGGTGACCTTACCCCCGAAGAGACAAAGGGGCTCCTTGCAGCCATTGATGAAATCTGGGGTTTGAAGTAG
- the lpxB gene encoding lipid-A-disaccharide synthase yields MKFFISCGEVSGDIHASSLVRELRKFIPDATFIGIGGENLKKEGVEVFLDIKEMGVIGFVEAIKSLKKTISHLKLAEEKAKEADYCIFVDYPGFNLQLGKRTHRIGKKNIYYILPQVWAWGEKRIRTLKSHFDLLISIIPFEEDYFRKRGVTVHYVGSPVLDKVHQEREHIEEIAVPDNKKIIGILPGSRKSEVERLLPHVKSIMETMNQKRKDLFFILSRKIPYTLDGPPNMLLYDGHPYSIIKTADVLLVASGTATLETAIFEKPMVVFYKTSIGTYLAGRMVAKISHISLVNLIAGEEVVPE; encoded by the coding sequence ATGAAATTCTTTATTTCCTGCGGAGAAGTATCTGGTGATATCCACGCATCCAGTTTGGTTCGAGAACTACGTAAATTTATACCAGATGCTACTTTTATCGGTATAGGAGGAGAAAACCTGAAAAAGGAAGGGGTTGAAGTATTCTTGGATATTAAAGAAATGGGAGTTATTGGATTCGTTGAGGCAATAAAAAGCCTTAAAAAAACAATCAGTCACCTGAAGCTGGCAGAAGAGAAAGCGAAAGAAGCAGATTATTGTATTTTTGTTGATTACCCAGGATTTAATTTACAGCTGGGAAAGAGAACTCATCGAATAGGAAAGAAAAACATTTACTACATACTTCCTCAGGTCTGGGCATGGGGAGAAAAGCGGATAAGAACTTTAAAAAGTCATTTCGACCTCCTTATTTCCATCATACCCTTTGAGGAAGACTATTTTAGAAAAAGAGGCGTTACTGTCCACTATGTAGGTAGTCCAGTCCTTGATAAGGTGCATCAAGAAAGGGAACACATAGAGGAAATTGCAGTCCCTGATAACAAAAAAATAATCGGTATCTTACCTGGCTCAAGGAAATCAGAGGTAGAGAGGCTTCTTCCACACGTAAAGTCCATAATGGAGACAATGAACCAAAAGCGTAAGGACCTATTTTTCATTCTTTCAAGAAAGATCCCCTACACTCTTGATGGACCTCCTAATATGCTGTTATATGATGGTCACCCATATAGCATCATAAAAACCGCCGATGTATTGCTTGTCGCATCAGGAACAGCGACCTTGGAAACGGCAATTTTTGAAAAGCCAATGGTTGTATTTTATAAAACATCAATAGGTACTTATCTCGCAGGCAGAATGGTAGCTAAAATAAGTCATATTAGCCTTGTTAACCTCATTGCCGGAGAAGAGGTCGTACCTGAGTT
- a CDS encoding DUF2207 domain-containing protein, with translation MFNKIYKLSSDFKVRRKATPKTYLAFFLIIILYVFAYGMPSNSFKCGIIFLGLVVAFLASISEDDYFFVFYYFLILPFLLFRTIYIYPGLLLSCAVLLFLIFWILFTPSYFTMVVDYKLPEDITPAEASFLVSKDIGPQELISTLYSLFLRGYLEILDEGGRLMFHKKVDYENDPSLLSYEKFILDKVFFMPNIEIMQKTGVIYNQEYFPDKVDCELVLENLSNWADNFKNRLLDSLRFEKPVCKRYAFETKTAFLLATITYIVLDVISVKTLMNIGDGLAKIILVIEPIVVAILLFLLSFTHSLPLTTYGKEIYIKTLGFREFMKRVERPRLVWLLREGKIEIFNVIGYLYALNLINSLNWVIEILKEKDAGEGALLFSQLMKKVHLNWYKGKDLG, from the coding sequence TTGTTTAATAAGATTTACAAGCTTTCTTCAGATTTTAAGGTTAGAAGGAAAGCTACTCCTAAGACTTATCTTGCTTTCTTCTTAATAATTATTTTGTACGTCTTTGCTTACGGAATGCCTTCTAACTCCTTTAAGTGCGGCATAATATTTTTGGGCCTCGTTGTCGCATTTTTAGCTTCAATTTCTGAGGATGATTATTTTTTCGTCTTTTATTACTTTCTAATCTTGCCCTTTTTACTTTTTAGAACCATATACATTTACCCCGGTTTGCTCCTTTCATGTGCCGTTTTACTATTTTTGATTTTCTGGATTTTATTTACTCCGAGCTATTTTACTATGGTGGTGGATTATAAGTTACCAGAGGATATAACGCCTGCTGAGGCTTCTTTCCTGGTTTCGAAAGATATTGGGCCCCAGGAACTCATTTCAACCCTTTATAGTCTTTTTCTAAGAGGATACTTAGAAATTTTAGATGAGGGAGGAAGACTAATGTTTCACAAGAAAGTCGATTATGAGAACGACCCCAGCCTGCTTTCTTACGAAAAGTTCATCTTGGATAAGGTGTTTTTTATGCCAAACATTGAAATCATGCAGAAAACGGGTGTTATATACAATCAGGAATATTTCCCCGATAAAGTTGACTGTGAACTGGTCCTGGAAAACCTTTCCAACTGGGCTGATAATTTTAAAAACAGGCTTTTAGATTCACTGAGATTTGAGAAGCCGGTTTGCAAAAGATATGCCTTTGAGACGAAAACTGCCTTTTTGCTGGCTACCATTACTTACATTGTTTTAGATGTGATTTCCGTAAAAACGCTTATGAATATAGGTGATGGATTAGCTAAAATTATTCTCGTAATTGAGCCCATTGTGGTAGCTATTTTGCTCTTTTTACTTTCTTTTACTCATAGTTTGCCTCTTACCACATATGGGAAAGAGATCTATATTAAGACCCTCGGTTTTAGAGAATTCATGAAGAGAGTGGAAAGACCACGCCTTGTTTGGCTTTTAAGAGAAGGTAAGATTGAGATTTTTAACGTCATTGGTTATTTGTATGCTCTTAATCTTATTAACTCTTTGAACTGGGTAATCGAAATTTTAAAAGAAAAGGATGCGGGCGAAGGCGCTCTGTTATTCTCGCAACTAATGAAGAAGGTTCACTTAAACTGGTACAAAGGGAAAGATTTAGGGTAA
- a CDS encoding TIGR01212 family radical SAM protein (This family includes YhcC from E. coli K-12, an uncharacterized radical SAM protein.): MFEEWGGKRYNNFNHHLKKVFGEKVYRVSIDARFTCPNRDGTLGRGGCIFCDEGGSRAGYVVPELPVREQIKKGIELIRKNTGARKFIAYFQAFSNTYASPEKLEKIYREALEIPDVVGISISTRPDLVPDDVLDLLEEIGKNTYLWLELGVQTLNEKVLKRLNRKHTVEQTVDAIQRTLRRPHIRILAHLILGLPGENEEEILNTATGVSKLGVHGVKLHHLYVIRGTVLQRLYEKGIVKVYEKPEDYAEIAVKFLEHLSPEIIIHRLQGFARENLVAPSWTANKFAGIQAIERMLEEKNSYQGKFYEN; this comes from the coding sequence ATGTTTGAAGAATGGGGTGGAAAGCGATATAACAACTTTAATCACCATCTTAAAAAAGTTTTTGGAGAAAAGGTTTACCGCGTTTCAATAGATGCAAGATTCACCTGTCCCAACAGAGATGGAACTCTTGGAAGGGGTGGGTGCATTTTTTGTGATGAAGGGGGATCAAGAGCGGGGTATGTCGTGCCAGAACTACCCGTGAGAGAGCAGATAAAAAAGGGAATAGAACTCATAAGAAAAAACACCGGCGCAAGAAAGTTCATTGCCTATTTTCAGGCGTTTTCCAACACCTATGCCTCCCCTGAAAAATTAGAGAAAATTTACAGGGAGGCCTTAGAAATTCCGGACGTTGTTGGAATTTCAATCTCCACGAGGCCGGATCTCGTCCCTGACGATGTACTTGATCTTCTTGAAGAAATAGGAAAAAACACCTACCTTTGGCTTGAACTTGGTGTTCAAACTCTAAATGAAAAGGTTTTAAAAAGGCTAAACAGGAAGCACACCGTTGAGCAAACCGTTGATGCCATACAAAGAACGTTAAGAAGACCACATATTCGGATCCTTGCCCACCTTATCCTTGGACTACCTGGAGAGAATGAAGAAGAGATACTAAACACGGCAACAGGTGTCTCTAAGTTGGGAGTTCATGGTGTTAAGTTACATCACCTTTATGTAATAAGAGGAACGGTTCTCCAAAGACTTTACGAAAAGGGTATCGTGAAAGTCTATGAAAAACCAGAAGACTATGCCGAGATTGCGGTTAAGTTCCTCGAACACTTAAGCCCAGAAATAATAATTCACAGACTACAGGGCTTTGCGAGGGAGAATTTAGTCGCGCCCTCATGGACTGCCAACAAATTCGCAGGAATACAAGCGATTGAAAGAATGCTGGAAGAAAAGAACAGCTATCAAGGTAAATTTTATGAAAATTAA